In the genome of Chryseobacterium phocaeense, the window GGAGACTTATCTTGGTCTGATCAATGACGCTCCTTCTAAAGCGAGATCATTGATTTTAAGAAATAACAAGATCACGACAAGATATTATGCCTTGGACAAAGAAGGAAATCCTACCCATACCAATGCACAGCTGACTGCAAAAGCTGTAGAAGGACTGTTTGATGAAAAATTCAAAAAGGAAGATATGAAGCTATTGTCTGTAGGAACTACTTCTCCGGATCAGATGCAGCCATCGCATGCTTCTATGGTTCACGGTGAACTGAATATCGGTAAATCTATTGAAATTAATACCGCTACAGGTCTTTGCAACTCCGGTATGAATGCCCTGAACTATGGATTCCTTGCTGTAAAAGCCGGTGTACATGAAAATGCCATCTGTGCAGGATCAGAGAGAATGTCTGCCTGGATGACGGCTGATAAATTCAATCATGAGGCTGAAAACCTGAAAGCACTGGAGGAAAGACCTATTATCGCCTTCAAAAGAGAATTCCTGAGATGGATGCTTTCTGACGGCGCAGGTGCTTTTCTTCTGCAAAATAAACCCAGAGAAGAGGGTATTTCTTTGAAAGTAGAGTTCATTGATTTTTATTCCTACGCCCACGAAATTGAAGCCTGTATGTATGCAGGATGTGATAAGCAGGAAGACGGAAGCCTTAAATCATGGGCAGATTACCCATCCGATGAATGGCTGAAACAATCTATTTTTGCGATAAAGCAGGACACGAAGATCCTGGATAAATATATTCTGGTAAAAGGAGCGGAAAGCTTACGATCTTCTTTTGACAAGCATAATCTGGATCCGGACAAGATCGACCATGTTCTGGCCCATATTTCTTCCGGCTATTTTAAAGACGGCCTTAAAGATGAATTCGCTAAAAAAGGAATGGATTTCCCTGCAGAAAAATGGTTCTACAATCTTTCCGAGATCGGAAACATCGGAGCCGGATCTATCTTTGTGGCTCTGGAAGAATTAATGAATTCCGGAACTCTGAAAAAAGGTGAAAAAGTACTTCTTTGTGTTCCTGAAAGCGGAAGATTCGCTTATTCATGTTCGCTGTTAACAGTCTGCTAATGGAAAACATACTGCCAACATCTGATCCGGATTTTGTGGAAAGCCTTATTCCTCAGCGTTTTCCCTTTGTCATGGTTCACCAGCTTACGGAATATTCTGAAAATCATCTGATATCAGGATTTGAAATAAAAGAAGACAATATTTTTATTCAGGACGGCGTATTTCAGGCTTCAGGGCTGATTGAGCATCAGGCACAGAGTGTTGCCCTGCACACTGGGTATAAATATTATCTTTTAGGAAAGGAAGCGCCTACAGGATACATTGGAGCTATCAAATCCTTCGAGACCGAAACTCTGCCTGAAACGGGAGATCATCTGGTTTCGGAAGTAACCATCCTGAATGAAGTAATGGGCGTAACGCTGGTAGACATCGTCACAAAGCTGAATGGCGGGATCATCGCAAAGTCTCAAATGAAAACTGCTGTAAAATAAATTTAATGGAAATCAGGGAAGATCATATCATCAATATCCACAACTTTCTGCCGCACCGCGAACCGATGCTGATGGCAGATTATATCCTGGAACTGACCAAAGAAAAGGTTGTGACTTCCTTTGAAATCAAAGAAGATAATATTTTTGTCTACAATGGTAAACTTGCTGAGGCAGGACTTATTGAAAATCTGGCTCAGACCTGTTCTTCTATCCTGGGACAAAGCTTCTTCGAAAATCCTGAAGCAGATACCAAAGTAATTGGCTTTATTACCAACATTAAAAAAATTGAAATATTCGCCCTTCCGAAAGTCGGTAGCAAAATTATTTCAAAAGCTTCACTGATCTCGCAGTATGAAAATATCTGCCATATTTTTTGTGAAACGTTTCATGATGAGGAATTGCTGATCAGGGCAGAGATTAATCTGTTTATTCAGGAGGTGAAATCTTAAGAAAGACATTTTTTATTTAGAAATATAAACCGTGCAATTGTTGTGCGGTTTTTTCTTTCCCACGGAGAGCATAGATTTTCGCAGATGATTATGTATAGAATAAATTATGTTTTGGCTAAAGCCAAATTGGATTTGTGAATATTTTGATTGAACGGGCTGAAGCCCATTCCTATTGAATGCATTTGTGAAAACATTAGGGTCTTTTGTGTTTAATTTCAAATAAAAAAGCGGAGCATTGCTGCCCCGCTAAAAAAATTGGTATCATAAAAGGTTTAGTACCCGAAAATTTCTTCCAGAGAAACCTCCTGGAACGTACCCATTTTATTGATGGATTCCATGTTCAGGTTTTCTTTTTTACCGATGATCGCTGTATTGTATTTTACAGGCTTGATTTCGGTATCGTAGAACCCGGTAAGCTGTGGCAAGGTCAGACCCTGGATTTCAGCGTAAACATCTTTTCTGATATCATAATCCACCCCAAGCTTTTTCAGGGATAGCTGATTAAAGAAAATATTCGTTCTGTTGATTCTGCTGGAAGCAATCTGTTTCAGGGCAGAGCCTCTTGAATTCTCAAACTGCGCCGGAATCTGCGGCAGGGAGACCATAAGGTCGTTCATTGCGTTTACCGCCAGAGGAAGCTTGTTGGCCTGTGTTCCGATGTAGTTGGTCACATAGTTGGCATGCCCTTTTTCCGTAGCATTACCATAAGAAACGTAGGCAGAATAAGCAAGCGACTTACTTTCTCTGATCTCCTGGAACACAATCGAAGACAGACCTCTTCCGAAATATTCGTTAAATACATTGGCTTTTCCGAAATTACTCAGATTCAGGTCATTTCCTTTCGCTACTTTGGCCATTTCCATCTGAACCATATCGTAGTTGGTGAAATATACTTTCCCTTCTGTAGCCGGCTCCTGATAATCCTTTGCTTTTGCAGGCTGAACACTGGTTTCAGCAATGTACGGCTTAACCGCTTTCTCCAAACCTGACTGATCCTGTCCGTACAGAAATACTTCATACGGAGACTGGTTCAGCACCTTCACCTTCTTCATCAGTTCCGCAGCATTAATGCTTTCAAGACGTGCCTTGGAAACAATATCTGTCATTCTGGAATTCTTTCCGTATTTCGCATAATTGGTAAGCGCCGCCATGATTCTTGTCTTATCTTTTTTAGCTGCACTTCGTGATTCAAGAATAGTTTTTACAGTTTTAGCATAAATATCCTGATCGGCTTTTACATTGGTCAGCCAGTGGTTCATCAGCTCAACGCCTTTCTTCATATTGCTTTCAAGACCGCTCAAAGTAATGAAGATCTGGTCATTGGACGTTCTGAAACTGTAGGTGATTCCTAGTTTGTAGAATTCACCTTTCAGCTGTTCAGGAGTATATTTATCCGTTCCCAGATATTCGAAAAGAGTTACCGCTACCGAAAGTTCCTTATCATTGTCTGTTCCGAACGGGAAAACATAAGTGATCTGGGCAACATCATTGTATTTGTTTTTGACAAAGCTTATTTTCTTGTCTTTGATCTGTGAAGTCTGGATCGCTGTTTTGTAATCAACAAACTCCGGTTTGATATCTGCTACCTTCGTATTCAGAATATCTTTCAGGAATGGCGACTGTGCTTCTCTATTCAGCTTGATCGGGGTAATGCCCGGATTCTGTACACGAACCAGCTTATCATTCACTCCTTTTTCCTTATAAACTGCTACATAATTATCTTTAAAAAATTCATTGGCAAATTTTACAACATCTGCTTTTGTGATTTTTTCATACTGGTTGATGTCATCCAGCTCCTGTTCCCATGATTTCTCATTGATATACGTATCATAAAGGGTGCTTGCCAGACCGTCTGCTGTTTCCCAGGATTTCATACGCTGAACTTTTTTGTCGTTCACAATGGCTTTCAGCATCCAGTCCGGGAACTGTCCCTTTTTCACAAGATCCAGCTGATCTAACAATAATTTTTTGGCTTCGTCAAAGCTCTGCCCTTCTTTCGGAGTGACAGACATGGTAAAAGCACCATATGTTTTAAAAGCAGATTCGTAAGCTCCTGCACCCAGTACCTTTTGTGTCTGGTTCATATTAAGATCTATCAGACCTGCATCTCCCCTGTTGCTTAAAATTTCTGCAACCACATCCGCCAACCTTGCATTCTGGGTTCCATTGGAATCAGATCTCCAGGCCAATGTCATTCTGGGTGTGCTTGGGCTTTTTACCGTTCTCGTCACAATACTTTCCATAGGCTGTTCAGATACCATCTTCTTCATCGGAAGCTCTTTGTATTTGAATGCTCCGAAATACTGATCAACCAGCTTTATGGTTTTATCATAGTCAAAATCTCCTACCAACACTACTGCCATATTATTAGGCACGTAATAGGTATTGAAATATTTGTGAATAGCAACCATTGACGGACTTTTCAAATGCTCAGAAGTACCAATGGTCGTCTGCTGCCCGTTCGGGTGCTTAGGGAAAAGAGCTTCCATCATGGCATAATTCACCAGACGGCCGTCATTGTCCTGAGCCCTGTTGTATTCCTCATAAACTGCTTCCAGCTCCGTGTGGAAAAGACGCAGCACCAGTTCAGAGAAACGTTCCTTTTCTACTTTAAGCCATTTTTCAAGTTCATTGGAAGGGATATTATTTTTATACACCGTTTCATCAAGCCAGGTATGGGCATTGGTTCCCGTAGCGCCTAACGATGAAATAGCTTTATCATATTCATTGGCAATGGCATATTTGGAAGCTTCCTGGGAAACCTCATCTATCTTCTTATAGAGTAATTTTTTCTTTTCAGGATCCTTTTCGGCTTTGTGCTGCTCATAAAGGTCTGAAATCTGCTGAAGAAGGGCTTTTTCCTTTGCCCAGTCCTGAGTTCCCAGATGTGAGGTTCCTTTGAAAACCATATGCTCAAGGTAATGGGCAAGACCCGTATTGTCACTTGGGTCATTGTTCGATCCTGTTCTTACAGGAATATACGTCTGAATTCTTGGGGCATCATCATTTTTTGCCAGATAGACTTTCAGTCCGTTTTTCAGGGTATAAACACGTACACCGGACTGGTCATTCTTTACCGTTTCATAGGTAAAACCCTGTCCATCCGTCATTTTCTGAGTTTCAAATTTCTGTGCCATAGCATTCAGCATACAGAAAAGAGAAACCGAAATAAAAAATTTCTTCATAAGTCTTATTTTATTTTAATCCAAATTTCTAAAACCCTATTAGTCTATAATTATTATACACTTGTTACAACGGGGATACTATATTAATTTTTAGATTTAAATCCACATTTTTCCTGTTACAGACTCATTTCCGGCATTCTGGTTTAATATGATTTACATATAATGTATTTTCACTATTTTAGCCAACTGATTAAAAAGAATCAAAAAGGTGAAGCATTTTCACCTAAAAAATAAAAAAACAAAACAGTTTACATGAAAAAGCAAGACCTGCCTCAGGACGAAAGCAATCTGAAATCGGCAAACATGACCGAAGTCTTGTATGTGACCGACGAAAATGATAATTATACAACGGCCAACAGCATCGGGTGGGAAGCTAAAAAAGCGGCCCTCGAAGAATCTATGGAGCTAATTCATGAGAGAATTGAAGAAGCACGACAGGATGTGGCCGGCAATAAAGTAAGTCCTATTATTTATTTCATGGAACTGAATAAGATGGATCTGGGTGTACTTTCCTCCTATGTCGGAATGTGGCAGTGGAGAGTAAAAAGGCACGGAAAGCCAAAAGTATTTAAAACACTAAGCGAAAACGTACTGAAAAAATATGCCGATGCATTCGGGATTTCAGTGGATGAATTAAAGAACTTTGACGGAAAATAATACTGAAATGAAGCATACTATTGTGTGCAAATTTCATTTCGCCAATGAAAAAGATAAAAGCAGCAAATGAAACTTAACTTTGAACACCATCAGACCGCGCATTGCGAAAACGGTGTTGCCTCCAATCTGTTATTAAATAAAGGCTTAAAACTAAGTGAACCCATGATCTTCGGGATCGGTTCCGGACTGTTTTTTGTCTATCTTCCTTTTCTGAAAGTGAATTTTGCTCCAGGGTTCAGCTATCGTCCGATGCCCGGTGCCATTTTCAGCAAAGCAGCCAAAAGATTGGGAATTAAAATAAAAAGAGAAAAATTTTCTAATCCTAAAGAGGCACAGTCTGCTTTAGAAAGAAATTTAAATCAGAATATCCCTACAGGACTTCAGGTAGGCGTTTTTAACCTTACTTATTTTCCTGAAGAATATAAATTTCACTTCAATGCCCACAACCTTGTGGTATATGGAAAAGAAGACGGAAAATTCCTGATCAGCGATCCGGTGATGGATTATACCACCACCCTTTCCGAAGCTGAACTGGAAAAAGTAAGATATGCCAAAGGTGCTCTGCCTCCGAAAGGCCATATGTATTACCCAACCTACATTCCGGATCATGTGAATCTTGAAGAAGCCATCAGAAAAGGAATCAAAGATACCTGTAAGAATATGCTGGCCCCGGTTCCCCTTATTGGGGTAAAAGCCATGAGATGGGTTGCCAGAAGCATTCCGAAATGGGCTGAAAAGAAAGGAACTAAAGTCACCAACCATTATCTCGGCCAGCTGATCAGGATGCAGGAAGAAATTGGTACCGGAGGCGGAGGTTTCAGGTTTATTTACGGTGCTTTTCTTCAGGAAGCGGCCGTGATTTTAAAAAATGATGAGCTAAAAGAGCTTTCAAAAGAAATCACCGCCATCGGTGATTTATGGAGGGATTTTGCGGTGGATATTGCCAGGGTTTACAAAAACAGGAACTCAAAAAGTGATATTTACAACAACCTTTCAAAATCCATGCTTCATATCGCCGATCTGGAAGAGGCTTTCTATAAAAAACTGAGAAAAGCGATCTGATATGGCAGAGAATATGATTGAGATTAAAAATCTGTATAAAAAATACAAAAACTCTGAAGAGTTTTCTGTCAACGATATCTCGCTGAATATAGAAAAAAACGAGATCTATGGAATCCTTGGGCCCAACGGCGCAGGAAAAACCACTTTAATCTCCATGCTTTCCGGACTGATCAAACCCACTTCCGGACAGTTTACCATCAACGGCCTTTCTCCCCAGAAAGACAGCTTTAAGATTAAGCAGATTATGGGCATCGTACCTCAGGAATATGCATTGTATCCTACCCTTACCGCTAAAGAAAACCTGATGTTTTACGGAAGTCTTTACGGATTAAAACATAAAGAGCTGAGGAAAACAATTGATGAATCACTGGAGATCATGGGACTTTCAAAATTTGCAGATAAGCAGGTAGAACAGTTTTCAGGTGGAATGAAACGCCGCTGCAACCTTATCGCAGGAACGCTCCATAATCCCAAAGTATTATTTCTTGACGAGCCTACGGTAGGAGTAGATGTACAGTCCAAAAAAGTAATCATTGATTTCTTACAGGAGCTGAACAAAAACGGCACCTGCATTATCTATACCTCCCACCACCTGTCCGAGGCGGAAGAATTTTGTACGAAGATTGCTATTATCGACAGAGGGAGAATTCATGCGGTAGGAACACCGGAAGAACTGGTGCAGCAGATTGCTAGTGCCGAAAACCTGGAAGACGTTTTCATTTCATTAACCGGAAAAGAATTAAGAGATGTTGTTGTATAAATTGTGGAGAAGCTTTGTGAAGGAAATTCTTCTTCTGAAAAGAGATATCGGGGGAATTGTCATTATTTTTGTCATGCCGTTGCTGTTAATTGTAACCATTACTTTAATTCAGGATTCTACCTTTAAAAATCTGGAAGGTTCAAAAATCCCGATTATTTTTATTGATAATGACAAATCTGAAGTCTCAAAAAATATAAAACACGAGCTGGAAACCAGCAAAACATTCCAGCTGCTGACGAATTACAATGAAAAATCAGCGCAGGATGCTGTATTTTCCGGAGATTATCAGATGGCCATCGTCATCCCTGAAAATTTAACGAAAGATTTAAATTCCAATATAGACTCCAAAGTTCAGACGATTGTAAGCTCGTTTGGGCTGGAAGGAGATTCCGCAGCCGTTAAAAAAACTGCTCCGAAAGCCAAAGAAATTCATCTGTATTTTGATCCTGCCACCAATGCCGGTTTCAAAAACTCTGTGATGAATTCTGTGAATAAAATGGTTTTTGAGATCGAGAATAAAAAGATCTACAAAGCATTTCAGGATCAGCTCGGAACTGAGGAAAATCTTGAAGAAAATAAAAACCTCATCAGTTTTAAGGAGATTACCCCTAAAAAAGGAGCCATGGATGTTCTGCCGAATTCCGTTCAGCATAATGTCCCTGCCTGGACCCTTTTTGCTATCTTTTTCATTGTGGTTCCCTTATCCATCAATCTGGTTAAAGAAAAAAGCCAGGGAACCAGTGTGAGGGCAAGAATCAGCCCGACTCCTTATTTTGTTCATATTTTAGGAAAAACATTTACTTATCTTATTATCTGTATCATTCAGTTTTTACTGATGGTAGCGGTGGGAGTTTATCTTTTCCCTTACATGGATCTTCCGGCGTTTGATGTTTCCGGAAAGATGTTCTATCTTTTGGTTGTCACTCTGTTTTCAGGACTGGCAGCAATCGGGTTTGGTATTTTACTGGGAACCATTGCGGACACCCAGGAACAGTCTGCGCCGTTTGGAGCAACTTCAGTTGTTGTTCTTGCGGCCATTGGAGGGATATGGGTTCCGGTATTTTTAATGCCCGATTTTATGCAGACCGTGGCTAAATTCTCCCCTATGAACTGGGGGCTGAACGCCTATTACGATATTATTTTAAGAAACAGCGGCATTGGCGGAGTTGCTAAGGAGCTTGCCTTCCTTTTTGCCTTCTACATTGCAATGGTCGCGATTTCTATTTTTTACGAAAGAAAACAAAATGCAGTCTAAAGAAAATATATTAACCTGTACCGAAGAGGTAAGAGTAAGGTTCAATGAGACAGATCCTCTGGGAATTGTCTGGCATGGCCATTATATTGTGTATTTTGAGGATGGAAGAGAAGCTTTTGGCCGTCAGCACGGACTTACCTATCTTGACATTCAGAATGCAGGATTTGTAACGCCCATCGTAAAAAGCACCTGTGAACATTTCCTTCCCTTAAAATACGGCGAAACATTCAGGATTGTAACCACTTTTGTGAATTCCAGATCTGCAAAACTTATTTACACCTACGAACTGTTCAATCAGGATAATCAATTGGTCTGCAGCGGAGAAACCATTCAGGTTTTTCTAGACAGCAACGGTACTTTATGCCTTTATAATCCCGGCTTTTTTCAGGCTTGGAAAGATAAAATGGGATTATGATGAAGAAGGAAATTTATATCACTGATTACAGCTGCGTCACTCCTTTAGGATTTGATGTTCCTTCTAACTGGAATCATCTTTTGGAAGGACAATCAGGCGTAGCATTACATACGGTTATTGAAAACCAGGAGGCATTTTATGCATCCGTTATTGATACTGAAAAGCTCAACGAAGCATTTAAAAATAAATTTGAAAATCAGAATTTTACCCGGCTGGAAAAAATGTTCCTTCTGAGCTTACAGCCTCTGGTTGAAAAACATCAGATTACAGAAAAAACTGCTTTTATTTTGTCAACCACAAAAGGCAATATCAGCTTATTAAAAAACCAGACTGAATTACCGGAAGGGGTTTATCTTTCAAAATTAGCACAGAAAATTGCAGATGCGTTTGGTTTTAAAACAAAACCTGTAGTCGTTTCCAATGCCTGCGTTTCGGGAGTTATGGCTATTGCTGTTGCTAAAAGTATGATCCGTACCGGAAAATATAAAGACGCCTTCGTTATTGCCGGCGATGAGGTTTCCGAATTTGTGATCTCGGGCTTCAATTCTTTCCAGGCCATCGGAACAGAACCTTGTAAACCCTATGACCGGAACAGGAACGGAATCAATATCGGTGAAGCAGCCGCAGCAGTGTATATCACTTCGGAACCAAAAGAAAACGAAAGCTTTAGGTTTAAAATTCTCGGAGATTCTGCGGTGAATG includes:
- a CDS encoding BtrH N-terminal domain-containing protein, with the translated sequence MKLNFEHHQTAHCENGVASNLLLNKGLKLSEPMIFGIGSGLFFVYLPFLKVNFAPGFSYRPMPGAIFSKAAKRLGIKIKREKFSNPKEAQSALERNLNQNIPTGLQVGVFNLTYFPEEYKFHFNAHNLVVYGKEDGKFLISDPVMDYTTTLSEAELEKVRYAKGALPPKGHMYYPTYIPDHVNLEEAIRKGIKDTCKNMLAPVPLIGVKAMRWVARSIPKWAEKKGTKVTNHYLGQLIRMQEEIGTGGGGFRFIYGAFLQEAAVILKNDELKELSKEITAIGDLWRDFAVDIARVYKNRNSKSDIYNNLSKSMLHIADLEEAFYKKLRKAI
- a CDS encoding ABC transporter permease, which encodes MEIREDHIINIHNFLPHREPMLMADYILELTKEKVVTSFEIKEDNIFVYNGKLAEAGLIENLAQTCSSILGQSFFENPEADTKVIGFITNIKKIEIFALPKVGSKIISKASLISQYENICHIFCETFHDEELLIRAEINLFIQEVKS
- a CDS encoding M16 family metallopeptidase, translated to MKKFFISVSLFCMLNAMAQKFETQKMTDGQGFTYETVKNDQSGVRVYTLKNGLKVYLAKNDDAPRIQTYIPVRTGSNNDPSDNTGLAHYLEHMVFKGTSHLGTQDWAKEKALLQQISDLYEQHKAEKDPEKKKLLYKKIDEVSQEASKYAIANEYDKAISSLGATGTNAHTWLDETVYKNNIPSNELEKWLKVEKERFSELVLRLFHTELEAVYEEYNRAQDNDGRLVNYAMMEALFPKHPNGQQTTIGTSEHLKSPSMVAIHKYFNTYYVPNNMAVVLVGDFDYDKTIKLVDQYFGAFKYKELPMKKMVSEQPMESIVTRTVKSPSTPRMTLAWRSDSNGTQNARLADVVAEILSNRGDAGLIDLNMNQTQKVLGAGAYESAFKTYGAFTMSVTPKEGQSFDEAKKLLLDQLDLVKKGQFPDWMLKAIVNDKKVQRMKSWETADGLASTLYDTYINEKSWEQELDDINQYEKITKADVVKFANEFFKDNYVAVYKEKGVNDKLVRVQNPGITPIKLNREAQSPFLKDILNTKVADIKPEFVDYKTAIQTSQIKDKKISFVKNKYNDVAQITYVFPFGTDNDKELSVAVTLFEYLGTDKYTPEQLKGEFYKLGITYSFRTSNDQIFITLSGLESNMKKGVELMNHWLTNVKADQDIYAKTVKTILESRSAAKKDKTRIMAALTNYAKYGKNSRMTDIVSKARLESINAAELMKKVKVLNQSPYEVFLYGQDQSGLEKAVKPYIAETSVQPAKAKDYQEPATEGKVYFTNYDMVQMEMAKVAKGNDLNLSNFGKANVFNEYFGRGLSSIVFQEIRESKSLAYSAYVSYGNATEKGHANYVTNYIGTQANKLPLAVNAMNDLMVSLPQIPAQFENSRGSALKQIASSRINRTNIFFNQLSLKKLGVDYDIRKDVYAEIQGLTLPQLTGFYDTEIKPVKYNTAIIGKKENLNMESINKMGTFQEVSLEEIFGY
- a CDS encoding ABC transporter permease, translating into MLLYKLWRSFVKEILLLKRDIGGIVIIFVMPLLLIVTITLIQDSTFKNLEGSKIPIIFIDNDKSEVSKNIKHELETSKTFQLLTNYNEKSAQDAVFSGDYQMAIVIPENLTKDLNSNIDSKVQTIVSSFGLEGDSAAVKKTAPKAKEIHLYFDPATNAGFKNSVMNSVNKMVFEIENKKIYKAFQDQLGTEENLEENKNLISFKEITPKKGAMDVLPNSVQHNVPAWTLFAIFFIVVPLSINLVKEKSQGTSVRARISPTPYFVHILGKTFTYLIICIIQFLLMVAVGVYLFPYMDLPAFDVSGKMFYLLVVTLFSGLAAIGFGILLGTIADTQEQSAPFGATSVVVLAAIGGIWVPVFLMPDFMQTVAKFSPMNWGLNAYYDIILRNSGIGGVAKELAFLFAFYIAMVAISIFYERKQNAV
- a CDS encoding beta-ketoacyl-ACP synthase III produces the protein MYDVFITKASTYLPNNPVSNDEMETYLGLINDAPSKARSLILRNNKITTRYYALDKEGNPTHTNAQLTAKAVEGLFDEKFKKEDMKLLSVGTTSPDQMQPSHASMVHGELNIGKSIEINTATGLCNSGMNALNYGFLAVKAGVHENAICAGSERMSAWMTADKFNHEAENLKALEERPIIAFKREFLRWMLSDGAGAFLLQNKPREEGISLKVEFIDFYSYAHEIEACMYAGCDKQEDGSLKSWADYPSDEWLKQSIFAIKQDTKILDKYILVKGAESLRSSFDKHNLDPDKIDHVLAHISSGYFKDGLKDEFAKKGMDFPAEKWFYNLSEIGNIGAGSIFVALEELMNSGTLKKGEKVLLCVPESGRFAYSCSLLTVC
- a CDS encoding ABC transporter ATP-binding protein, with product MAENMIEIKNLYKKYKNSEEFSVNDISLNIEKNEIYGILGPNGAGKTTLISMLSGLIKPTSGQFTINGLSPQKDSFKIKQIMGIVPQEYALYPTLTAKENLMFYGSLYGLKHKELRKTIDESLEIMGLSKFADKQVEQFSGGMKRRCNLIAGTLHNPKVLFLDEPTVGVDVQSKKVIIDFLQELNKNGTCIIYTSHHLSEAEEFCTKIAIIDRGRIHAVGTPEELVQQIASAENLEDVFISLTGKELRDVVV
- a CDS encoding beta-ketoacyl synthase N-terminal-like domain-containing protein; this encodes MKKEIYITDYSCVTPLGFDVPSNWNHLLEGQSGVALHTVIENQEAFYASVIDTEKLNEAFKNKFENQNFTRLEKMFLLSLQPLVEKHQITEKTAFILSTTKGNISLLKNQTELPEGVYLSKLAQKIADAFGFKTKPVVVSNACVSGVMAIAVAKSMIRTGKYKDAFVIAGDEVSEFVISGFNSFQAIGTEPCKPYDRNRNGINIGEAAAAVYITSEPKENESFRFKILGDSAVNDANHISGPSRTGDGLYASIRNAMTEAGVTPEQIGFISAHGTATSYNDEMEAIAFNRMDLQQVPLNSMKGYYGHCLGASGLLESIISMESARHEMIIPSKNFEVMGVSQPLNIITENQPAAVKYILKTASGFGGCNAAVVLEKC
- a CDS encoding acyl-CoA thioesterase, producing the protein MQSKENILTCTEEVRVRFNETDPLGIVWHGHYIVYFEDGREAFGRQHGLTYLDIQNAGFVTPIVKSTCEHFLPLKYGETFRIVTTFVNSRSAKLIYTYELFNQDNQLVCSGETIQVFLDSNGTLCLYNPGFFQAWKDKMGL